A single genomic interval of Cydia splendana chromosome 10, ilCydSple1.2, whole genome shotgun sequence harbors:
- the LOC134794112 gene encoding basic juvenile hormone-suppressible protein 1-like codes for MSFVIGKDKLQSASMEMRQQVMLRLLDHILQPSVFEDVRSVANTWKLEQNQQVFLKSDVVDAFLEVYQSGMLPRAEVFVESNSKHVQEAIKVFHLFYYAKDWDVFLNVACWLRERINPGMFVYALTASMFHNPEGRGILLPAPYEIYPYFFVNSDVINKAFTLKMTNAQVETAFADYWKIKTEKNVVSIDSRTTLRYTLSVDDVLSYFTEDIDLNTYMLYLHMLYPYWLTGEGYSVEKERRGEVVMYTCQQLLARMRLERLSHGMRDIQPISWDETLKTGYWPKIRLHTGDEMPARSNDTKIVHEYTVKTKEAVEDFEKLLRLAVIKGQYELRDGTVVPLRKPQDVENLGRLLWTLQNPGGAYFTNLSKNLLTYATYNINKHTYVPTATDMYSTSLRDPAFWRVLKRKLEVFQLFKKQLPKYTREELNFPGVKVEGVSTTELVTFIDTYDMDITNAVYLNETEVRNKKSDFLFVARQRRLNNHPFKVTIAVSSVKPVDAVVRVFLGPKYDVLGRITDVNDKRMDMIEIDTFLYKLKSGKNSIVRNSTEFQGVIEDRPWTRPMWDASVKDACKIDENWWWKARTGFPHRLLLPLGTTGGMELQLFVVVTPVHTGYNLPIVDMHVMNERRSGRWSTGFDEMPLGFPFDRVIDPTQFFTDNMKFVDVLVYHKEVELPKDWETTAERRDDLSVLDKDLLV; via the exons aaatcagacGTAGTGGATGCTTTCCTGGAAGTTTACCAATCTGGCATGCTGCCGCGCGCTGAGGTCTTCGTAGAATCCAACTCCAAACACGTCCAAGAAGCCATTAAAGTCTTCCATCTCTTCTACTACGCCAAAGACTGGGACGTGTTTCTCAACGTCGCTTGCTGGCTCCGCGAACGCATCAACCCTGGAATGTTCGTCTATGCCCTCACGGCTTCCATGTTCCACAATCCCGAAGGCCGTGGGATCTTGCTCCCCGCCCCCTACGAGATCTACCCCTACTTCTTCGTAAACTCAGACGTAATCAACAAAGCCTTCACACTGAAAATGACGAATGCTCAAGTGGAAACTGCCTTCGCTGATTACTGGAAAATTAAAACCGAAAAGAACGTCGTTTCTATCGATTCGCGTACTACTCTTCGTTATACGCTCTCTGTAGATGACGTCCTGAGTTATTTCACGGAGGACATCGATTTGAACACCTATATGCTCTACTTGCATATGCTTTACCCTTATTGGCTCACTGGTGAGGGTTACAGCGTTGAAAAGGAGCGAAGAGGCGAAGTTGTTATGTATACGTGTCAGCAGCTACTAGCTCGCATGAGGCTCGAACGACTCTCGCACGGTATGAGGGATATTCAGCCCATCAGCTGGGATGAAACTCTGAAGACCGGCTACTGGCCTAAGATCCGTCTGCACACTGGGGACGAGATGCCCGCTCGTTCGAATGACACTAAGATCGTCCACGAATACACCGTGAAGACGAAGGAGGCTGTCGAGGACTTTGAGAAGCTACTGCGCTTAGCTGTCATCAAAGGACAATACGAactg CGTGATGGTACCGTCGTACCATTGAGGAAACCCCAAGATGTTGAAAACCTCGGCCGATTGTTGTGGACGCTGCAGAACCCGGGCGGCGCTTACTTCACCAACTTGTCCAAAAACCTGCTCACCTATGCTACATACAACATTAACAA GCACACCTACGTCCCAACAGCCACGGACATGTACTCGACCTCCCTGCGTGATCCTGCTTTCTGGAGGGTCCTGAAACGCAAGCTTGAAGTTTTCCAGCTCTTTAAAAAGCAGTTGCCGAAATACACGCGCGAAGAGTTAAACTTCCCTGGAGTGAAGGTCGAAGGTGTTTCCACTACGGAGCTGGTCACCTTTATTGATACGTACGACATGGACATCACTAACGCAGTGTACTTAAACGAGACTGAAGTTCGTAACAAGAAGTCCGATTTCTTATTCGTCGCGCGGCAGAGGCGGTTAAACAACCACCCATTCAAGGTCACCATCGCCGTGTCTTCTGTTAAACCTGTGGACGCTGTTGTCAGGGTCTTCCTTGGTCCTAAATACGACGTCTTGGGCCGCATTACTGACGTCAACGACAAGCGCATGGACATGATAGAGATCGACACCTTCCTATACAAGCTGAAGTCTGGAAAGAACTCAATTGTACGCAATTCCACCGAGTTCCAGGGTGTGATTGAGGATAGGCCTTGGACGCGTCCTATGTGGGATGCTTCCGTGAAGGACGCTTGTAAGATTGACGAGAATTGGTGGTGGAAGGCTCGCACCGGCTTTCCTCATCGCCTTCTCCTGCCTTTGGGTACCACTGGCGGTATGGAACTCCAGCTATTCGTGGTTGTTACACCAGTTCACACCGGTTACAACTTGCCCATAGTGGACATGCATGTCATGAACGAGCGTCGGTCAGGCCGCTGGAGCACCGGCTTCGATGAGATGCCGCTTGGCTTCCCGTTCGACCGCGTCATCGACCCTACCCAATTCTTCACTGACAACATGAAGTTCGTCGATGTGCTGGTATACCACAAGGAGGTGGAGTTGCCTAAGGATTGGGAAACGACCGCCGAGCGCCGTGATGACCTGTCTGTGTTAGACAAGGATCTGCTTGTGTAA